ATACATTCAAATAAACTCACCATAAAAAAATTCATAGTATACATTGCCATATCACTAACATTAATGTGGGTGGGAAACCTTATTGGATTAACAATAACAGAAATACTTGGAAATTTAATACAAAGCGAAATAGCTAATCCAATTGTAGAAACAATTGATTCATCAAGTGTTTATACAAATTTATTGTTAATGGTTATAATGGCGCCAATATTTGAAGAAATAATATTTAGAAAGCTATTAATTGACAGGACAATAAAATATGGTAAAGGAGTTTCTATTTTACTATCTGCACTTATATTTGGACTGTTTCATGGAAATTTAAATCAATTTTTCTATGCATTCTTAATTGGTGGATTTTTCGCATATGTTTACATAAAAACTGGAAAAATAATTTATACAATACTATTACACTTAACTGTAAACTTCTTTGGATCAATTATAAGCGTAATTGTAGGAAATTCCCTAAACAATATGAATACAATGGCAAATTTACCAATAGCAGATGCAGGCATAATTATAATCTATTTCCTGATTTATGTCTTAATTGTAATAGTTGGTGTTATAGGGCTTTTAAAAAATTATAAGAAAATCAGTCTCTTAAAAGATAATCTAATAAAAAAACCTTATACAACATCCCTTATTAATGTAGGGATGATTTGTTTCTATATTTATGTAACATATATATTTTTAATGTAAAAAAAAAAGTAAAATGTGAGATTTAATCTACTAAATCTCCAACTATTTTTTCTTCTTCAATGCCTTTTAAAACTTTAACAGCTCTATTAAAAGCAGGCATACCAGATGTTAATAAAACAACCTTTAAAACATCCATAATTTCATCTTTTGTTACACCAACTTCCTTCATACTGCTAACCATTTGTTTTCTAGTAGCTCCAGTATTATGTTTAGATGCAACAATTCCAATAGCTATCAATTTCTGAGTTTTGTAATCAAGAACTTTACCATCAAAAACTATTTCATTTAAATCTTCAACAAGTTTATAAATCTCAGGAAATTCATCTTTCATCTCTTTAATACCTTTTCCATAAAATACTCCTTCTTTCATAATAACAACCTCATGTTAATAATAAGTAAAGAGTAAAAACTATTTAAAATTTATGAAAAGCTTTTTCTAAAAAAAAATAATAATTATTGATGAAGAGCTTCACGAACTTTTTCAATAGCTATTGATTTTTTAGCTGGAAAGGCAGCTATCTTAACTTTTAGATGAATTGAATCACCAGAATCCAATATCTCAATCTCATCTTCAATTGCAGCTTCTTTAGATAGTCTTAAAAATAAGTTCCCTTTTTCATCCATTTTTCTTTCTAAATCATTATCAAGTTTATCTAACTGATCTTGGTTTAGTTCAAGAATTCTATTGAAAAAGGCTTTAGTGTGTCTTTTTTTATCAACAACACCAGAAAGAATAATAATTTTATCTTCAGTTAAACCTTCAGCTTCTTCCATCTCGATAGAAGCATCTGGAAATATATTTAAAATAGCATCTGTAAGTTCATCTAAATCCTCATCTTCATAGACAAACTCTCTAAAACGAATATTATGTATCATAAATACCAGATAAATTTTATTTTAATAAAAAATTAGTTAAAAAAAGTTTAAAAAAAAGAAAAGGTGAAGAATTATATTTTTCTTCTTCTAGCTTGTTCACTACCTTTTCCTTTTGAAGTTATTCCACGTCCTTTAGTTCCAGCACTAGTTAAACCTCTAAGAGCTCTGTTAGTGTGTTTGTTGGAACAAATCCAATTGATTTTTTTATCATTAATAATGGAAGGACTGTTAGGATCTACTAAAATTACTTCATAATATTTATATTTACCATCAGCCCATACCCAGTAAGAGTTTAAAACTTCTAAGTTTGGATATTTTTTAGCGACACGTTCTTCAGCTATTCTTTGGATGGATTTAGCTTGAGTAATTTTGTTTACACCCATTCTTTTAGGTTTACGACCACCGATGAAACGAGATTTTCTTCTTCCACCACGTCTTACTCTGGTCCTAACAACAACAAAACCTTTTTTAGCTCTGTATCCTAAACTTCTAGCCCTATCAATCCTTGTAGGCCTATCAATTCTTTGAACAGCTCTTTGTCTTCTCCATTTAGGAGCTCTTTCCCACATGAGTTCTCTTACATAGGATTCATCTGGGTTTTTCCATGCATCTCTAATATATTTATACATCATAAATAACACCTTTGTTCAGCTTAAAAGCCACATCCAGGGACTTGAAATCCCAAAAAAGTATTAAAAAAAATATCGTTAAAATTCTAACGATAGTAAAATATTTGTTATAACTATTAATAAATGTTACTATTAACTAAGTTAAAAATTAAAAAAAAGGAAAAATGAAAAAGAATTAATTTAAAAGGTTTTTCATAGCCTTTTCAAATTTGTCCACAATAGCTTCCCAATCATTATTCTGAACATATTCTCTTCCAGCACTAGCTATTTTATCATATTGACCATTATCAATAATATTTTTTGCTAAATCAAGAACTTCTTCAGCTTTCTGAACATATTCAATCCCATGACCATATCCAAATTCTTTTGAAATTCCAGGCAATTCACTAGCAATTACCACTTTTTTCATGGCTAAGTATTCATATAATTTAATAGGAACAATATCCTGCATAATTGGCTCATCAATATATGCTGGAAGTAGACAGAAGTCAGCTGAGGATAGATATTCAGGAATTTTAGTGTAAGGTTGTTTTCCTGTAAGAATTAACTGATCACCCAAATTATATTCCTCTTTTATTGATACCATTTCATCAAAGGCATCTCCATCTCCAACAATGAGAATTTTAAAGTTTGGATATTTTTCCTTATTTTCACCTAAAGTTCTCGCCAATTCTTTCATTCCTGCAAATTCGTAAATCCAACCCATGAAAAATAGAACAATATCATCCTTTTTAATATTCCATTGAGCACGAATAGAAGAATCATCTAAATCTGGATTAAAATCATTTAAATCTATACCTGCATCGATTAAAATGGTTCTGTTTGGATCAGCACCCATAGTTACTGCAAATTCTGACAATTTCTTATTAATGGTTATTACTAAATCTGAGTTTTCAATAGCTTTTTGTGTGAATTTTTTTCCCAATTCCTGGAACGCTTTTTCAGGAATCAATGCATGTAATACATCTATAAAATAATAAACAAATGGAATGCCCATCTTTTTAGCTATTTTAGAAGCATTATAGGTATTCAATATTCCAAGCCCTAAAATTATATCCGGTTTAAATTCCTTGATTTGTCTTTTGATTTCTTTTTTATGGCTGAAAAATAATGATGCATAGTTAAGACCTTTTACTTTAATAAAACTTGGTCTTATTACATCTATCTCTGCATCTTCTTTTATTTTTGAAATCCCTTTATGAACTTCCCTTGGATATGTTAATCCTTTAGAATCCTCATCTTTTGGCCAGTCAATAGGATAATCGATTACTCTAATCTCATGCCCTCTTGTTGCCATTCTTTCCATTAAGTGATGTTGTTGATGTGGATTTCTCTCTAACCAGTCTGACTCTTGAACAACTAAAATTCTCATTATATCCCTTTTAAAATAAGATTAATATTATTTTAGCAACAATAATATTTAATGATATAGGATAATATTACTACTTTAATTTTCCAATTAAACAATCATATTAAAAATATAATAAAAACTAATAAAATAATTGAAAAAAAGCTAATTTTTAAACAAATTACAATAAGCAAAATCAAATTATTACTTTACAGCATTTATATTTAAAAATAAAGATAATTTAGGTTTTAAATATGAAAAAAAGAGTTAGAAAAGTTTTTATAATAGCATAGCTAAAATTAATTTAAATAATATAATTATATGATAAAGTATTACTAATTACTTGTAAAATCAATAATTATGATTACTGAGTGATAAGATGAATGAATTATTAAATGTTAATGAGGTTTCTATTTCTTTTAGACAGTATGTACAAGGACTTAAACAGAAGAATTTAGAAGTCATTACTGATTTAAGCCTAGATGTACGAGAAGGAGAAATAGTAGCTATTTTAGGTTCAAGTGGATCTGGAAAAAGTCTTCTTGCACATTCAATATTAGGCATTTTACCTGAAAATGCAAACCAACAAGGAAAAATAATTTATAAAGGACAGTTATTGGACGAAGAATTAAAAGATAAATTAAGAGGCGATGAAATCGCTTTAATTCCACAGTCTGTTAATTTTTTAGATCCTTTAATGAAAATATCTGACCAAGTAATTGGAGACTGTAGTGAAGAGGAATATCCTCAAAAAAAGAAAAAACAAGAAGAATTATTTAAACAGTATAATCTTGATAAAGACGTTGAAGACATGTATCCATTTCAGCTTTCTGGTGGAATGGCAAGAAGAGTTCTTGTATCAACAGCATTAATGAACAATCCAAAGCTTGTAATAGCTGATGAACCGACCCCTGGACTTGATGAAAAGGCAGTAGCTGAAACCTTAAAACATTTAAAACAAATGGCAGAGAATGGCGTAGGTGTTTTACTTATTACTCATGATATTAATGCTGCACTTGAAGTTGCAAATAGAATAGCTATTTTTTATGCAGGATATGTAATAGAAATAGCATTAACAAGTGATTTTAAAGAGGATGGTGAAAATCTTCTTCATCCATACACAAAAGCACTATTTAAGGCACTTCCAGAAAATGGATTTGAACTAACAGAAGGCCATCAACCTTTACATGGAGACATACCTGAAGGTTGTCCTTACTTTAGCAGATGT
This window of the Methanobrevibacter woesei genome carries:
- a CDS encoding RNA-binding protein; its protein translation is MIHNIRFREFVYEDEDLDELTDAILNIFPDASIEMEEAEGLTEDKIIILSGVVDKKRHTKAFFNRILELNQDQLDKLDNDLERKMDEKGNLFLRLSKEAAIEDEIEILDSGDSIHLKVKIAAFPAKKSIAIEKVREALHQ
- a CDS encoding 50S ribosomal protein L15e is translated as MYKYIRDAWKNPDESYVRELMWERAPKWRRQRAVQRIDRPTRIDRARSLGYRAKKGFVVVRTRVRRGGRRKSRFIGGRKPKRMGVNKITQAKSIQRIAEERVAKKYPNLEVLNSYWVWADGKYKYYEVILVDPNSPSIINDKKINWICSNKHTNRALRGLTSAGTKGRGITSKGKGSEQARRRKI
- a CDS encoding glycosyltransferase → MRILVVQESDWLERNPHQQHHLMERMATRGHEIRVIDYPIDWPKDEDSKGLTYPREVHKGISKIKEDAEIDVIRPSFIKVKGLNYASLFFSHKKEIKRQIKEFKPDIILGLGILNTYNASKIAKKMGIPFVYYFIDVLHALIPEKAFQELGKKFTQKAIENSDLVITINKKLSEFAVTMGADPNRTILIDAGIDLNDFNPDLDDSSIRAQWNIKKDDIVLFFMGWIYEFAGMKELARTLGENKEKYPNFKILIVGDGDAFDEMVSIKEEYNLGDQLILTGKQPYTKIPEYLSSADFCLLPAYIDEPIMQDIVPIKLYEYLAMKKVVIASELPGISKEFGYGHGIEYVQKAEEVLDLAKNIIDNGQYDKIASAGREYVQNNDWEAIVDKFEKAMKNLLN
- a CDS encoding CPBP family intramembrane glutamic endopeptidase, giving the protein MTNINRKFFSKIGLNYTFFGVFAIIMQIIIINIIGFANPIILNDINLTSIIASVCNYILPLPIFLYLMNKLEKQEIHSNKLTIKKFIVYIAISLTLMWVGNLIGLTITEILGNLIQSEIANPIVETIDSSSVYTNLLLMVIMAPIFEEIIFRKLLIDRTIKYGKGVSILLSALIFGLFHGNLNQFFYAFLIGGFFAYVYIKTGKIIYTILLHLTVNFFGSIISVIVGNSLNNMNTMANLPIADAGIIIIYFLIYVLIVIVGVIGLLKNYKKISLLKDNLIKKPYTTSLINVGMICFYIYVTYIFLM
- a CDS encoding ABC transporter ATP-binding protein, which codes for MNELLNVNEVSISFRQYVQGLKQKNLEVITDLSLDVREGEIVAILGSSGSGKSLLAHSILGILPENANQQGKIIYKGQLLDEELKDKLRGDEIALIPQSVNFLDPLMKISDQVIGDCSEEEYPQKKKKQEELFKQYNLDKDVEDMYPFQLSGGMARRVLVSTALMNNPKLVIADEPTPGLDEKAVAETLKHLKQMAENGVGVLLITHDINAALEVANRIAIFYAGYVIEIALTSDFKEDGENLLHPYTKALFKALPENGFELTEGHQPLHGDIPEGCPYFSRCPNSLAKCEHERPHLINLGDKKVRCFQYEKEEL
- a CDS encoding carboxymuconolactone decarboxylase family protein; translation: MKEGVFYGKGIKEMKDEFPEIYKLVEDLNEIVFDGKVLDYKTQKLIAIGIVASKHNTGATRKQMVSSMKEVGVTKDEIMDVLKVVLLTSGMPAFNRAVKVLKGIEEEKIVGDLVD